The Dunckerocampus dactyliophorus isolate RoL2022-P2 chromosome 16, RoL_Ddac_1.1, whole genome shotgun sequence nucleotide sequence tttcacatctacagggctctaataatgttaaaaaccgcatttagaaagtcaaaaacaggttttctacgctgtaactatgaaaagaatcaatttattattattgaatcctacttagcggaaatttCCTTagtgcggtcgggtctggaaccaattaaccgcgataaacaagagacgactttatttcatgtctagaaggctctaaaaGGTAAAAACTGTGTTTACATAGTCAtttacaggttttctatgctctaactacataaATAGTCCGTTtatcaatattgaatcctacttcgtggaaatacACTTATCACAgcctggtctggaaccaattaaccgcgataactGAGAGAAGACTGTAAATATCTCATAAGCTTCACTTTACGCTGGCAATGTTGCGAATGTATACTATGTAATAATAAACTCTATACCACTGCAGTTGAAAATGacgatacagtggaaccttggttattaattcattccagaaggccTGACTCTAAcccaatacatttttcccataagaaatcatgtcaatACAATGAATCTGTTGCATAAATgcataaaatactttgaaatgcacataaatgcatataaatgatgaatgaaatggataaatgaacatttaaggttacttttaccttcacggaagacgtgattcttgacatgaccgttcccaaagacacaatgcagcagcgagatcaacacggacaccaccttcctgttttgccatgagttgtttcttgaattcaacagtgtttcacACCTCAATTacccaaaatagagccaaagaaagttgcaagtgccacaaTTGgataaaaggtgagaaacactattaaattgaAGAAATACCTCAcaccaaaacacaaaggtggcgtccgtgttgatatcgctgccacattgtgtttttgaaaaCGGTCGCTTCTTCAATGAATGTTCactcaatgttcatttatccctttcgttagtcatttatatgcatttaggattattttatgcatgtaaaactgtaatagtaaaactgtaaaaacatgttttgtgttaacatttttgagagtcaatcgttgatgacatcatagacgagcgACATAGGTGACTTGCGGTTCCTATGCCCATTAAGTGGCAAGTtaacaggatgctaacaaggatgtttggtgattaaaaaatacattaagaacacagttggcctcgcgcagtgtattaacaacatgacaagacgtgTCCCAAATTGTACGGTAaccagagaatgcacgcaaactgtGGCGGAATATGTACATATGGAAACACTAACCAACATTCTTTCATTATGCAAAGTAATTACCTCCTCCAAGGTCTGTCTGCACACGTTGACAATGTCAAGTGCTGTCTTTGTGTACGGACTGTCGCGGCCTGAgaaagacacagaaaacaaacTAATATTTTTCTGTTCTTTGGAGCTACCTGTCCCAGACTAGTAGACACACTTACCGTTGTACTTGATGCTGTTGGCGTGTATGAGAGTGACATCTGAAAGGAACGCGTCTCTGTTCTGGTATTTGTGTTTGGAGATGTTCTGACGATCCGGGTAACACAAAGATACAGATTTTAAAAGGGTTCTTGAATATATTTATGCAATCTATGTAGTAGTCTTCACCTTGCGAATGGTCTCCAGGTCCATGGGGTCTATAATCACCTTGTAATAATCTGGTACAAACTTTTTGTTGACTGGATGATGGAATGGCCATGACTACATAAGGGCGAGAAATGGATTTGACTATTTAACGTTATTCAACAACAAAGCAGCACATTTACAGTGAATCAGTAACTTTAGTCAGAACTTGTTGGGGAAAGGACAACTTACATCAGGAACAACCATCATCTTCTGGGTAACAATATTGTCCAGAATGAACGAGAAAGCTACTTGATCATCATCATCTAGCAATGGATTGATGGCTTTTTCAAGCCTAACCAGCCTGTCCTCCTtctgtgcatgcacacacaaacgtaATAAATTCACTATCAATTAAATAAGACATTGATAAAACCATTGAAAATGAGTCATAAAAGTCACACGCACCTCTTTCAGTTTAGCATCACAGAGGTCCAGCATTGACTGTGCCACTTGTGTGATTGGATGTTTCGCTCCTAGAATGACAAGCACATCTCAGCATGCATCGTTTAAATTCAAAAGTCCTTTTTAAATGTAGTGGTAGCGCTGTGCATTGTTTTGTCTCAAAAGTCTTTTCACCATTGTATGTGGCGCTGTTCTTGTAGATGAGCTCTACTGCTTCTCGAAACTCCTCTCTGGACGGGTACATTCTCTTCCGCACATTCTCCCTAAGGGTCTGCAGGTCCATGGGCCGTGTGATAATCTTGTAGTAGTCCTTCACAACCTTGGCGTTGACTGGTGTGTGAAACGGGTATGTCTGTGGGAAGCAACGTCTTTAGCACTTTGTGGGAGGATTATGGGAAGAGTTGACTGTTGCTAGTAATAATGCTTACATTAGGGTGGTCCCGCATGTCATTAATGATGCTCTCTAGCACAGAGGACAAGGTCACCATCGGGTCAGTGCGTCTGCGGTGGATTGCCTTGTGTGGTTTCTGTAAGTATGAATAGAAGTAGTAAGAAGTAAAAATCAGCTCAAGTTCATTTCATGTGAAAACGCGCTCTAAAACCTTTTTGCTTACGTTGAGGTAATCACAGTGCACAGCATTGCCAACTCGTCTCTTCTTCTTCGGAGGAAGCTGTTGCTTGGGGAACTTGAGCACCAAAGACTTCCTGCGCACTTCATCAGCACTGCAAAATAAggaatgtttaaaatgaaaaactcCAGAATTCTAGTATTCCAAATGGTACAGCGACAAAGCTAAATCGCTACCTTTCAATGAGTTGCTTGCCAAGCACGATCTTTGTGCCCTCCACCTTGATCAGCTCCTCGTTGTCATTATGGATGACTGTCTTTTCtagctcctcctcctgctcctcagTCATGGCGACTGGGTTAGAAGGTGGTGCGTTGGTCTGATAGTACAATGGGCAGAACTTGTTGGTCCTCATGTGCCCGATGGCTCCGCACGCGCCGCACTTTAACTAGGGACAACAGGTAAACATTGAGGAGCATGAATACAAATccgtgaagaaaaaaaactcgaACGGCATACTTATTAACATATCGACATCAAACTAGGGATGGGGTCAGATCCGATCCAGCATCAATATCGTCTGTAGatgctaaataataataatactgataataataataataatattaaagcaaacattGCTCTGGTATTGGAATTTAAGCAGGATTGGCAGATATCCAAATGTAGCTATCGGGATGAGATCAGAAGTTAACAGGCGTAGATCAGTGCATCCCTACATCAAAccagaaaaaaactaaaataggaCAGAGAAGAATATAGTATTTAATTAgtaagcttacttttaccttgagGTCTGGTCTCTCTTTCATTTTCTTCGTCTTCTTTTCAGGTGGTCCCTTAATCTTGTCCTTCTCTTGATTTCGCTTTAGCCTCCTTAGCTGCTCCTGGATACGACGCCGCTCCTTCCTCATTTCTTCTCTGTGCTGCTCGTCGAAGAGGGCAAATTTTCGTCTAAAGTCAAAAAGAAACATAAAATGCATTCACCCAAAAGAAATATTCATTCATGAAGTGCACGTGGCTACCTTGAATCAAAAAATCATCATTTCACAAGTTAAGAGAAGGTTTAAGTGTAGGTACTGACATGAATTCATCATCCTTGGTAGTCCTGATCCTGGTGTACGCATCGATGACAGCAGACTTGCGCACTGTCTCGCAGCGTACATATTCCTTGCCATCCTCATCCCTGAAGGTTCGATAGATCTTAAGTCGCCGTCCTGTGGCTGCAGAGTTCAGGCTGGTGACTGATGATGTGTCATCATCCTTATGGGAGCTGGTGGACAATGAACTGGCTAAAGAGCCGTAGGAAGAAGAAAATACAGTTAGCTTCAATGTGCGTCTTGATGGTGCCTGGCAACCGGCCAACAAGAACACGGGACTCACACAAGACTTTGCGCCGCTCTTTGCGTCCCTTATGGTCTCGGTCACTCTCCTCCCCCATCAGCATCCTCTGCAGCTCCCTCCTTTCCTGCTCTTCTCTCTCGCGTGACAGCTGTGAGCTGGTCTTCTTGTTCTGTAGCATGTTCTCAATGTTCTTTCCCATTTCCTCAAAGTCACTATCCTCTGCTGAGCTGCTGTCAGTGTCTGTGGACAGCACTTCAGTCGACTCCAACACCCTGTGGCAGAGAAAACAAAGTTGAGTTTTCAACAGACTCAATTAAGAGTAACTTACAATATGTCTTACTTGTTCTgcaggtcaaagatcctctggcATTCTTCCTTGTACCGCTCCTGGTGCTCTGCGACGGAGAAGCGAGAACCTCTGGCAAACTTGCTCATGGGGCCTTCTCCTGAACGCGCCTGCTCGGTTGACATGGTTCTCACGACATCAATCACTTCCCAGCGAGAGAGCTTCTTTATCTAACATAAAGCAACACAGTCACTTTCAAGctatttagaagtttagtgtcAAAGTCAGGCGTTGATCTGGGGAAATAACATACAAGAGTGAACAACATTTTCACTATAAACTTACTTCTTCTTCTGGCACACCAAACTTGCGCAGCAGTTGCTTGGCATTCTTCAGTGAGAGTCTCCTCAAATCTGCATCTGTCCCTGTCACAGTCTTCTTAGCAGGCTGTGGCTCTTTATCATCCTAGAGGAAAGAAAATCACACATTTCTAAACCTCCGTACATGCAGGTGCAGAACATCGACAAAAGATACATGGTCATTACACCAACAAGAGGAAGATGGAAAACTTACTATACATTTTGTAACGCTCTAGCATATGGAAGTCAAAGACTTGGGCCAAAAGACTGTTTGACGCTACTTTTAATAGTCATAGTGATAGTAATCGTGTCTAGTGACATACTGATATTGATACTATATTATTAGTGCTAAATATTTCTAAAATTATGATGTCTTTTCATACCTATGCGTCTACCTTTGTACTAAGACTCCAAGCCAATTGAATAGTAAATTCCTTAACAGACTTATGTCCATATAGTGACAGATAGCTATAACAGATTTACACATTCAGACCTTCTGTTGAGTAGGCTTATTGGGCACTTTGACGTAGGAAAAACCTTCTCCACAGCCTGTTGGGTCGGCAACACCGGTAACCTCCAGTAGGCATTTCCCCTTCATGGCAGAGATGAAGGCTCTTGTTGTGTTCCAGGGAGCTGTTCGCACCTAGTATGGACAACAATGAATGAGAACACAACAAATGTCATATTATAATGATGACAGAATCACCACCGTGGAGGCAAATACCTCATCATCAATCTTCATTTGAAAGTCCTCTTCGTTCTCCTCCTCTGGGGCAAAGAATGATTTCTCACCATATCCGGCGTCCTGAAGGTAGTCCAAGGTCAAATAACTCACAGTGAAGCTTGTGTGCGTgatgttgataaaaaaaaaaaattctcatagCAGAAAACGTTACCTTGAGTCTTTGCTCAGCCACCAGCATGCTATAGTAAGCACAGCACTGCTCTGGAGACACCATGGCTCGGATCTCCTCCTCCGTGGGCAGTCTGAAATCAGGCTTCAGCACCCACCAGTTGGAGTCCATCCCTGGCatcaagaaaaaacaacagtgttTCCCGTAAATTTGTTTGTGACAGCCTGCCACAAACACTTTGCTCGCTCAAACACATGAAAGTGGGACTGTCTGCGTAACTCTGTTTGTTAACGCACCAGGTCTGCCAGAAAATAAGAAGATGCAGCAGGAAGgatcggtgttgccaacttattTAGTGAAtaatcagagccctctagatactTTTCTCCAAAAAGAGACTAGCGACAAATATAGTGAAGAGAGTTTTGGACGCTAAAACAGAGAGGCTCTCAAAAGAGTGAGATGTCTCCTGGGATTTAACTTGTTTAGTGTGGCAGAGGTAGAGACGTGCATGTGCAAGTTAAAGAGCGGATGGTGGATTTATTAGTTATAAAAAGatttataaaaaatgtatgtctcAGTTTCACTTTAGCATCTCATTGTAGATAACTGTGATGCGTTCAaagaccgccaaacaaagtgtaaAAACTCTTAATGCTTGACAatcaattaaacaaacaaacaaatatgtaaaaattatggcttttctaacagacactgacatgaaagcatgtagtgttcttctcaatgagcagcgggtgctgctatTGGCCCCTTCTCCATCTCAAAGCACTCCCAGacagctccgtcttgtttgtgaaaacaaaacaacaaaacgaaACAAAGAACCTATTtgtagttgtaatttttgtttttttcctcactttttgtctcccacaaaGTTATTCTGCCCTCCTGAAGCGTCCATTACAATGACACGCaaatgcgtcatggccaattatgcaaattaaacgATTATGTCATTACGCCTCCAATCCACCACCGCCACAAATAgtttgcagtcctgtgggaaacactgaacaaAAGTGAAATCAGCCAAGCAGCAGTCCTGAGGAGcctcaaatgacaaaatgttcttaaaggaaaactgcacttttttggggaattttgcccatcatccacaatcatgACATGAACAtacatgtctttcccttttctgtgcattctacagtaaagggagaaaaacagctagcatcaGCGAGCTAACAAAGCACACCTATTTctactataaagccctctaaaaaacccctacaaaaaacactaaccatgttccatttacataactgacgtgcatattaaccaagctacagcgacattgttattgtaggagctaacgcCGAAGAACTATTTTcgtggcgtagtgacacagcacCTCGCTCAAAATGACTCACGCCACTACCGAGACGTAAcgggcccactccaaaacatttccataggacaccaatctgtactgactgggaaacaggaacaagcatatgaacagcTACCACCAGACACCCAGATTATCTGTATTAGCTCTCATTCCATTGTTTGTGAGGATAGATGGATTGTGTATATAGTGGTGATATTATGCACTATATATGCTCCATATATCATAATCAATATAATGGTGACTTACTCAATGGACATTTGTCCATGtggtccagctggcctggggcgccatttccagttgattttgggtaggtggaaaaggtttgtaccactgcagggtttgttagtgcTAACAATAGCCAtatacacaaagcctttccgTTGATTGTAACACTGTGTGCCACTCagagcagcagaaacactcgtcttttgtcggcatggcttggccagctccacatttacaccaccaggTCATGCCGGTCCTGACTCTCTCGGCCCCCGTTTGCTCCGAcgtttcactctctcttcttacCCGCTCAACTTCTAAAACCTGCAGCTCATCCTCGGTGGCAGCTCTCTGGAAGTCTGCCATAATTAGTAAACGGACACGCACGCGCTTcctatgctgctgctgttgacggAATGCTATGgcctctgtgaaatcaatgcgcccaggaaagaagttctgttaatgctaaaaatgaccaaaatagggcaaaatactgtaagtattacatgttttcAAGAAGgtgcctgttactgcatggttaGAGCATGTATATTAAACGAGaaaacgttgtttttttttttagagggcttcataaGTGTGTCCCAATATGTActttgttagctccctcatgctaggggtttttctctctttagaaggcacagaaaagggaaagatgtgtgttcatgttttacatgaggattgtgggtgaagggtaaaagtacattttaaaaagtgcagttttccttgaattcTGTTCCCATGACAACAGCCTGTTAGGCAGTAAACTAGTTGGGGCTGAAATATCTGGGCGCTCAGCTGGTTGCTGGACCATACAACATAGTGATGTCATTCTTATATCAACTCCATATGATTGATAAAATTCTGCAGTGGTATCCTTCCCCAATACTGACCCTAGGCTTCTCCTCAAGGCAGTAAAGAAAACAATTTCCTCATCATTCATACTGTCTAAGATGTCATCTTACTTCCATAGAAATCcacagtaaaaataataaaggtCTTTCCATGCTCAGGTTCCTTTTTGGGAATTCCACTCACACTGCTTCAAACCAGTAACCTTCTATAACCTTAACTCTCCAGTATAACAGGGTCTTGTGAATGATGCACTCCGACATTCGGAGCAGAGTCATTAAGTATACACGCTGTACCTGTGCGTTTGAAGTCAGCACAGAGTTTTAGTCTCTTCCTGATGCTGCTCTCAGAATGTGATGGAAATGCTTTCTTTATATCCTCCATGCGGATCCTGCGCGGACGATCCTTGCTCTTCCAGAACAAACGGTAAATGAACACCTGCAGAGTATGACAGGTGTGTAGTAAGTATGACAGTTCGGCTGCGACACAATTGCAGGAATCTGGCAAGTCAGCACACCTGAAGGAAGTCTCGTATGTGGGTATTGGCTCGTTTGGAGTTGGGCCCTGGAACCTCGTATAAGGGGCATGCCTGACCAACCACCATTATGTCCACTATCTCTCTGATGTAATAGCCATGGCGTGTTCTGATGACCAGAAAGTCTGTCTCTGGCATCTTGTGCAGGTAAATAGGAGCGCGGAAAAGGTTGTTTTCAAAAGCCTAAAGAATGAAGAGGAGGAAAGATAATCACATTAAAGAGTAAAAGGGTGATGAATATAACATGAGCTTCATCTAAATAGGTAATATTTTGCTAACTTGGAGCAGCTGTCCAGGATGAAGGGAGCCCAGAAAAGGTGAGGTATGGCAGTATACTGTTTCTCCATATTTGCAATCTGGTGCACCAGGATCCTTTCCAGGTTTCTGAATAATGGAGATCCAAAAAAAGATAATTAATGCCATCTCATCAGTATCTACAAATCCACTGAAAATAGCACAGACCCTTTTGTAGTAGTTTTTAATCTTAGTGGCCATGCCAACTTGCATGATGAGAGGGGGGTATTCTTCACTATACTCTGCCAAGATAAGATCGCCATCTTTGCCTGTCAAGTCCTGCGGGGTGCGCATGAAGAACAtgtctcctcctcctgccgCCTGCCGCTCCTGCTCTCGCATCTATACTCACAAGGACACATCCGTGTTTATAAAGTTACCTGCACAACTGCTGAACGAGGTAGATCACTGAGCAAAGCACCACCTTGGCTTTCTTCTTTATGTGCTTGAGCAGAGGCTGGACAGCGTGCGGGCCCGGCTGAGCCAAAGGTCCAAACGAATACTTCTTTAAAGCCGATCTGTGGAACTGCCGCAGCTTCATGGGGCCCATGTGGGTGGGGAAGAACGGCTGCCTCAACTCCAGTGCTGGTATGGAATGCTGTTCAAGGAAtaatttaatcattaaaatgATGTCGCATAAACTGTGTTCACTTGTATAGTTTTAGCGTTCTGCCACCTGAATGATGTTGCCACCGAACGTGCCCCTCAGACCCTGCTGTTTGGGATAGTAGAACTCGTCGTTGGAGAGGTTCCAGGGGTCCTTCACCTCAGGTTGGGACATGTTCTGAGTTGAGggaaaacattttcaacacacaacaCTGAACTGAACGCCGTCTTTTTGGGAAGTGAAAAGCACATGATAGACATACTGTGTTGCACTAACATTGTAGTAAAATTTCTCAAGGTTATTAGACGTCCATTTGCAAGATTATTATTTTGCACATAAATCatctattgaaaaaaaaaaaaaaagtggttgagttttttcccctcaaaatcCAACTTGGCCAGACCTGTTGCGGCTCATCTTTTATCACCCCAGTCTTCCCAAGCAG carries:
- the taf1 gene encoding transcription initiation factor TFIID subunit 1 isoform X3, with translation MSDSDSDEDQDRPFSITGFLFGNINEDGQLEDDSVLDNESKKHLAGLGNLGLGSLITEITANEDGEQEEGKNSTSVDAEGWVKSTEDAVDYSDISEVAEDETKRYRQAMGSLQPCRKPDDDDDYDADCEDIDSKLMPPPPPPSVATAVKKEEPTSQSTNVGEEGDGIILPSIIAPSSTADKVDFSSSSDSESETDRPCQVSGAGGSPDRLNLPLAGIMQKDAAKTLPSVTELFPEFRPGKVLRFLRLFGPGKNMPSVWRSARRKKKRKHRDVLPGTPPPEGELTEQGQDKKSGWVYEYANPPPPEQCLSDDEITMMAPVEAKLSQTCGDGDKEAESRPKVAEWRYGPAQLWYDMIGVPEDGSNFNYGLKLKEKESSEPMEQNTTAEATDHAQDDVRWCDDPDSHNNEGDKEKSTLENELFLMVTQLQWEDDIIWNGEDVKHKGTKTQRASLAGWLPSSMTRNANAYNAQQGLTRSNSQLVPPTPPPMLKALSITGMKHKHSHDHHANHEEDAPWFSIFPIDNEELVYGRWEDNIIWDDQEMDRILTPPVLTLDPNDENIILEIPDEKEATTSHSPSKENKKETAIKKSRILLGKTGVIKDEPQQNMSQPEVKDPWNLSNDEFYYPKQQGLRGTFGGNIIQHSIPALELRQPFFPTHMGPMKLRQFHRSALKKYSFGPLAQPGPHAVQPLLKHIKKKAKMREQERQAAGGGDMFFMRTPQDLTGKDGDLILAEYSEEYPPLIMQVGMATKIKNYYKRKPGKDPGAPDCKYGETVYCHTSPFLGSLHPGQLLQAFENNLFRAPIYLHKMPETDFLVIRTRHGYYIREIVDIMVVGQACPLYEVPGPNSKRANTHIRDFLQVFIYRLFWKSKDRPRRIRMEDIKKAFPSHSESSIRKRLKLCADFKRTGMDSNWWVLKPDFRLPTEEEIRAMVSPEQCCAYYSMLVAEQRLKDAGYGEKSFFAPEEENEEDFQMKIDDEVRTAPWNTTRAFISAMKGKCLLEVTGVADPTGCGEGFSYVKVPNKPTQQKDDKEPQPAKKTVTGTDADLRRLSLKNAKQLLRKFGVPEEEIKKLSRWEVIDVVRTMSTEQARSGEGPMSKFARGSRFSVAEHQERYKEECQRIFDLQNKVLESTEVLSTDTDSSSAEDSDFEEMGKNIENMLQNKKTSSQLSREREEQERRELQRMLMGEESDRDHKGRKERRKVLSSSLSTSSHKDDDTSSVTSLNSAATGRRLKIYRTFRDEDGKEYVRCETVRKSAVIDAYTRIRTTKDDEFIRKFALFDEQHREEMRKERRRIQEQLRRLKRNQEKDKIKGPPEKKTKKMKERPDLKVKLKCGACGAIGHMRTNKFCPLYYQTNAPPSNPVAMTEEQEEELEKTVIHNDNEELIKVEGTKIVLGKQLIESADEVRRKSLVLKFPKQQLPPKKKRRVGNAVHCDYLNKPHKAIHRRRTDPMVTLSSVLESIINDMRDHPNTYPFHTPVNAKVVKDYYKIITRPMDLQTLRENVRKRMYPSREEFREAVELIYKNSATYNGAKHPITQVAQSMLDLCDAKLKEKEDRLVRLEKAINPLLDDDDQVAFSFILDNIVTQKMMVVPDSWPFHHPVNKKFVPDYYKVIIDPMDLETIRKNISKHKYQNRDAFLSDVTLIHANSIKYNGRDSPYTKTALDIVNVCRQTLEEYDEHLTQLEKDISTAKEAALDAVDFDSLDMTHASYIPQYDELDKDISTAKGSFMDLQRLSAASSPYITQPADLFDTGASGPSRAPGGLFCDGPLEFTAEKRGGQVWSKTRLASPALVIHLSDYRVS